TCCAGCTTCGCAAGACCCTGCGCCGCATGTTAGACCCGGAGGAATTCCTTTCGAACTACGGCATCCGCTCCCTGAGCAAGGCCCACGGCAAGGAGCCCTTCGTCTTCGAGCACGGCGGCGAACGCAATGAAGTGACCTACACCCCCGGCGAGTCGGACTCCGGCATGTTCGGCGGCAACTCCAACTGGCGCGGACCGATCTGGTTCCCGACGAACTTCCTCATCATCGAGGCGCTCGAGCGCTACCACCACTTCTACGGCGACAGCTTCAAGATCGAGTATCCCACCCGCTCCGGCGTGGAGAAGACCCTGCGCGAAGTGGCCATCGACCTCTGCGACCGTCTCATCTCCCTCTTCTGCCCCGGCCCGGACGGCACCCGCCCGTGCTTCGGCGCTGCGGACCGCTATCGCGACGTGCCGCACTGGCAGGACCTCCTGCTCTTCCACGAATACTTCCACGCCGAGACCGGCGAAGGCCTCGGCGCGTCGCATCAGACCGGCTGGACCTCGCTTGTCGTGAAGCTCGTCAAGGACCGCCGCGAGAAGCTCTGCGAGACCGCGATGTGAGGCATCGCCCGAGCTTCTCCGTCCCAACGGGAGATTTCATTCCTCGTCCAATAGGACGGGTGATGCTACTTCGTCCAACAGGACACCTCACGCTTCCTAGTCGCGATAGGACACCTCATGCTTCTTCGTCCCAAAGGGACGGCTCATAATAGCCTGGCACGAAGTGCCAGGTAAGAGTGCGCGCGGATCGTGTCACAACGTGACACCTCATGCGGGGTGCGGCCGTCTATTCCCACACGTACCGCTCATCCACATCGACGCCGTATTTTTTCAGCAAGGCGCGATACTCGTCTTGAAACGTGATCTTTCGATGATGCTCTTCCTGATTGGAGACGTAGTTAAGCAGTGCCTCCAATTGTGACTGGCCGACCGAGAACGACCCGTAGCCCGTCTGCCATTCGAAATGACGCGGGCCGCCCTCTTGCTCCTTCAACCACCCGGAACTGGTCTGTTTCACCTTTTGAACGAAATTCGCGATCGTCACCGTTCGTCCGAGATCGATGGCGAGGTGAACGTGATCCGCCACGCCACCCACGCGGAAGACCTCGCAGCCGAGATCGCGACCAACGGTGGCAAGGTAGCCGAACAGATGCGGCCGGATTTCGGGCGATAGGACGGGTTCGCGGTTCTTGGTGGAGAAAACCACGTGAACCAAAATACGCGCGAGGGATTGGGGCATGGCGTAAGGATATCTTATGCCGCAAGCCGTATGAGGTGTCCCGTTGGGACACGATGCACCGGCCCGGCCGACCTGGCACTTCGTGCCAGGCTTTTATGAGTGGTCCCGTTGGGACCCAAGAGTCATCTCAATCCCCCTGAATAAAGTTTCTCCCCCGCCCCCGCCACTGCTTTCATCCCACCCCATGAAGAAGGCCCTCCTGTCCCTGCTCGCCGGCCTGCTCCCATGGACCGCGTCAGCCTCGATCGGCGAGCTCCCCATCCTCCACGTCGAGACCTACACCTCCCCGTCCGCCAAGTGGCGGCTCGAAGTGGACCCCACCAACCGCGAGGGCAGCGGTCCCGGCCACTACCGCATGACCCACGAAGGCAAGGTCGCTTGGGAAACCGAACTCCCCGTCACCCTCCACCACGCCACCGTCACCGACACCGGCATCACCGCCGGCTTCGGCTACAGTCACGGCACACTGGGCTTCGTCAACGGCAATGGCCCCGGCACCCTCAATACCCTCCTCATCGACCCCCGCGGCAGCGTCCTCCTCGACGACGCCATCCCGCGCGATGCCCCCCGCCCTCCCGATACCGCTCCCATCCCCAACGCCAGCGACATCATCTTCATCCCCGAAGCCGACCGCTTCGTCCTGCGCTTCTGGCATGCGTTCCTCAAGGAAAGCTGGCGCACCTACGAGCTCTCCACCGGCAAGAAACTCGACACCTTCGACCTCCACGCCACCACCCAAGCCCCCGAGGCCGCGCGCTTCATCATCGATGCCCGCCCGCTCCATGGCCTCCCCCTCATCCTCGTCCAGTGGTGGTACTCCGACGAAGACTCCGGCACGCTCTTTTCCCTCGTCGATCTCCAGGGCAAGCCCGTCTGGTCCCTCCCCCTCCCGCGCGACTACACCATCCCCGGCGACGAAAAAGCCGAGGACCGCCTCCACGACGAGATCCAGAGTGACAGCGCCATCCTCTCCATCGGCGAAGCCGGCACCTTCACCCTCCGCCTCGTCGCCGAAGCCGTGCAGGCCGACTACCACGTCACCCGCGACGGCAATACCGACCCCGGCTGGAAAGTCAGCCGCGTCTCTAACAAACCCTACACGCCACCCAAGAAAGAGGACGACGAAGAGAAGCCCGCTCCCGCACCAGAAGCCGCCATCGCCGTTCCCCAGCTCACCCCCCTCGGCGCCTTCGAGCTCCAGGACCGCCCCACTTCCGGAGCCATCCGCGGCATCGACGAATTCGCCTTCGATCCCGAAGGCCGCATCGGCTTCCTCCGCCGCGAGCCCGACAATGCCATCACCTTCGTCCTCGTCGACACGAAGGCCACCGTGCTCGCCGAGATTCCGCTGCCAAAACAGAAGGCCGACAGCACCGCCGAGTACCACATCGCCCCGCTCAGCACCACCCGCTGGATCCTCACCGACTCCACCTCTGACCCCGGTGCCAAAGCCCGCGCCTGGTGGCTCGATGTCGGGAAGCGCTCGCTCGATGAGATCGCCGGCTTCGACGCGCCCGCCATCAATGCCGTGCGCGCCACTCCCGATGGCGGCTTCGTGGCCCTCGCCACACGCCACCAGGAATTCAGCTCCACCGACTACATCATCCGCTTCGACGCCACCGGCAAACAGGCATGGACGCACGAGGCCTCCAGCGACAAGAAACCCGCCACCCTGCTCAGCCCCGAGGACCTCACCGTCACCACCCGCGGTGAAATCGCCGTCCTCGACAACATCCGCAACCAGATCAAGTGGTTCGCCCTCGATGGCAACCACCTCCGCACCACCGAACTCGAACAAGCCTGGAAGCGCAAGCCCGACTACGTCACCAACATCACGCCCGATACCGCCGGCGGCGTCATCGTCCAGGACTTCGAGAGCACCCCGCCCTTCGTCCGCATGCGCCCCGATGGCACCGTCGTCAACGAGCTCACCCCGAAGCGTCCCGATGGCCGGGTCATCGATGCCTACGTCGGACTACGCGCCGCCCCCGACGGCACTTTGTGGGCCTGCGATGGCGACGCCTTCATCCAGCTCTCCGACCAGGGCGCCGCCCTCCGCGACATCGGCTCGACCGCGGACGATGACACCCTGGGCGACATCGCCGCCGTCACCGCCGACGCGGCAGGCTCCCTCTACGCCATCGACCGCCGCACCGCCGCCGTCCACGTCTTCAGCCCCGATGGCGCGAAGCTCCGCGTCTGCAAGCCCGCCAAGGACGACTTCTCGACAAACACTTGGTTAACTCACCTCACCGTCACCAACGATGGCGGCGTGCTCGTGCAGATGGACAGTAACGACGAAGGCGAACGCTACCTCGCCTTCGGTCCCGATGGCTCACGCAAGGGCATCAAGCGGCTCGGCCTCGATGACATCAAGGAGGAGTGGTACTGCCAGCCGGCCACCGGCAACACCCTCGTGCTCGGCTACGATGCCGCCCATCTCGTCGATCCCGCGGGCAAGCAGTTGGAGAAGATCGAGCGCCAAGCCGACCGCCGGTGGTTCGAGTATCTCAGCGGCGCGGCATTCGCGGGGGACGGTTCGTTCGTCATCAATTCGAGCTCGCAACGGCTTCGGGAGAATCACCTCACCTTCTTCGATCCGACCGGCAAGCCCCTCACCACCGTCCGCGCACAGACCGATGGCCACGCGAGACTCGGCGGCTACACCGGCCGCCACATCACCCTCGCCGCCGAGCGTGTCGTCCGCATCCACGACCGCAATGGCAAGGTCATCGCCACCACACCGAAGACCGACGAAAATATCATGCACATCCTCGCCCGCGGTGGCAAGGAACTGTGGGTCATCGGCCTCGTGTCGCATGCCGTCACCCGCTACGAAATGCCGGAGTGACGAGGTGAGACATCTCCCGAGCTTCTTCGTCCCAAAGGGAACGCCCTATCCTTCTTCGTCCCAAAGGGACGGCTCATAATAGCCTGGCACGAAGTGCCAGGTAGAAGTGTGCGCGGATCGTGTCCCAACGGGACACCTCATGCTGGGAAGGGTCATGAGCAACTAGGGCGACCGCGAATCCGCCTTACGCTCCACCCTGCATGAAGTGTCCCGTTGGGACAACGGAACCACCAGACCGCAAACCCGGCACTTTCGTGCCGGGCTTTTATGAGTGGTCCCGTTGGGACCTCGGAGCGAACCATGTAAACTTTCGTGCCAAGCCTCCATGAGTAGTCCCATCAGAAGCGGAGAACAGCACCGCGCCGTCCTCCGCTCCTAACAAACACCACCATCAACTACTCCCCACCACCCTTCGGAATCTCCACCGTAACCACCTTGCCATCCGCAGCCTTGGCTTCGACCACGATGCCTTGCGGCGTCACCTTCTTCAGAAGGTATTCCTTTCCGCTCGGATCACCCGGCAGCTTGAACATCGTCTGCTCCTCCACGAGCACTTCCTGATCCCCGGACTTCAAGACCGCACTACGGTCATAGTAGGCCTTCGACTCAAGTTCCGCATCGGGCAAGCCGGCCTGGGACTCATACTTGGCACCCGCCTTGTTCGGCTTCAGATCTTCATAGATCGCGATCTTCACTCGCTGCGTCAAACCCGTCCGCTCACTCCTGAGCTCCCGCTCCTCAAACCCGGTGAACTTGAAGCGATTGGCGAACTCGCCTTCCCGGAAGAACGTATCGCCCAGCGACAGCATCTCCACCGCACTCACCCGGTTCTGCAGCTTCTTCTTGCTCGGCGTCAGCCCGATAAAGCGCGGTGCCCACTTGCCACCCGACTCCAGGCCGAATTGCACATACCACATGATCGACTCGTCGTTGAGATAGCGCAGGCCAGCCAGCGCATCCACACCAGCCACCGGCATCGGGATCGGCGCGGGAGCCGCTTCCTCCGCCATCACCGGCGGCAGCGGGAAGCGGCCATGCCGTGCGACCATCTCGACGAACTCCGACCGCTGCTCGCGTGGATCATCCGCCACCGCGGGCCGCGCGATCTCCACGACCTTCTGCCACGGCATGTCGGACACATCGGACATCTGGCGCAGCTTCATTCCAAACAAGGCGACGGCGGAGGCGAAGCGAAAGTCATGGCCTGCCTTTTCCCACGGCTGGGGCTCGCCCTTCAACGGGCTCTCGATCAAGCTGCTGACCTCGCCCTCGGGATGCTTGTAGCGCAGCTTCAGCGTGAGCCAGTCATCGCTCGCCACGGTTTCCTTCTCCGCCGGCTTTTGATAGCGCAAGCCATCCACCTTGCCGGTATCCGGCATCGCCACGCCGGGCGGGACGATTTCATAAAACGCAGTCACGGTGTGGCCCGCACCGATGTCGCCGGCATCGACCTTGTCATTGTTGAAGTCCTCGTGGCGCAGGATGCGGTTGGCATAGCCGATCAGGCGATAGGCCTGGACCTTGCCGGGATTAAACTCCACCTGGATCTTCACGTCCTTGGCGATGGTCACCAGCGTGCCGGTCAGCTTCTGCAGGAAGACGCGGCGCGCCTCATGGTCGCCGTCGATGTAGAAGTAGTTTCCGTTCCCGTCGTTGGTGATGGCTTCCAGCATCGCGTCATTGAGATTGCCGGTGCCGAAGCCAACCACGCTGAGGCTCATGCCCTTCGCGGCACCTTCCTTCACCAGCTTCACCAGATCGCCCTGGCCGGTGGTGCCCACATTGAAGTCGCCATCGGTCGCAAGGATCACCCGGTTCACCCCACCGGCCACGAGATGCTTCGCAGCCATTTCATAGGCACGCTTGATGCCTGCCCCGCCATTGGTCGAGCCACCCGCTTCGAGTTTCTCCAGGGCTTGGATCGCCGCGGACAGGCCGCGTTCATCCAGCGTCGTCGGTTCCAGCACCACGCCCTCGCTACCCGCATAGACCACGATCCCGAGCCGGTCGCGTTCATCGAGCTGGTCTAACAAAATGCGCATCGAGCGCTTCAGCAGCGGCAGCTTGGCAGGGTCCTGCATGGAGCCCGAGACATCGATCAGGAAGACCAGGTTCGAAGCCGGCCGTGCCTTGGCATCGATCTCGCGGCCCTTGATCGCCACGCGGGCGAGCAGGTGCTGCGGCTTCCACGGGCAAGTCGCCAGCGTACCGTGGACCGCGAAGGGACCATCGCCCTTCGGACCCTCGTAACGATAGTCGAAGTAGTTCACCAGTTCCTCGATCCGCACCGCATCGGCCGGCACTGTGCGGCCATCGAGCAGCATCCGGCGGACGTTCGTGTAGGAGGCCGTATCGACATCGATGGAGAACGTCGAAAGCGCATCCTGCCACGGCGACTTCCACGGCTGATCGACAAGGCGGCCGTAGTTCTCGCGGGCCATGCCATCGTCTTTCACTCCCTTCCCCTTACCGGGCACGGGAGGAGCCGAGGGCACGAGTGAGAGTTCATTGGGACCGCTCTTGTCGAGAACCGCATCGGCCCCCACGTGAGCACCGGAAGCCTTTAGTTCCTCCGGAGTGAGACGCGCTCGCCGGATCGTTTCCTTTTCGGCAAGGCCTCCCTGTCTTCCGGGCCCCGAGGCTGGTCCGCTCCCCGTCCCGATTCCTCTTCCCCTGCCCCCACCGGCACCTCCGCCGAGGCCAAGGCCCGCAGCAGGTGCCGGCGCAGCATCCAGCGCTGCGATCTCCTGCGGAATGGCTTCCTCGATAGGAGCTTCGGCCAGTGGGCTTGCGGGGGCAGCCGGTGCCACATCCGGCAGAAGAAATTCGGCCGAACTGCTGCTGGCAATCCGCCTGGCCGAGCCCGACTCATCCGCCATTCTCATGTGGGCTTCCACGGCGGGGTCGCGCAGTTTCGCCATAGGTGGCTCCGACAGCGCCACGGAGCCGTCCATCACGAGCTCCGGCCTGTCGGGGAGTCGATATGTCTGCCAGGTAATCACGCCGACAGAAAGCACCACCACTGCAGCCGCAGCCGCGGACCAGATCATCGCTCTCGAACTCCGCCTCCGCCGGTGAGCAGGCACTTTCCCGGCATCCAGCCGGGCGTCGATCGCCTGCAAAAGTTCTTCATCCGCCCCTCGGCGCGCTTGTTCGCGCAGCAGCGAGTCGAGCAGACGATCGTTCGGATCTTCAGAAGGATTCATGGGAAAAGAATTGGGAAAAGGGTCAGTTGTTTTTCGATAGGCACAGCCGCAGCGCTTCGCGGGCGCGTTCGAGGCGCTTGCGCAAGGCCGCGGGATTGAGCGACAGCAGCGCCGCCGCATCGTCGCTGGTACGACCTTCATCGTAGGTCGCACGCAGCGCCTCGGCCATCGGTGGCGGCAACTTGTCGCGGCACTCGGCGAGCCGGGCGAAGATCGCGGGATCGCCTGCGGGATAGGGGGCGAGGGTTTCCTCCAGGCGCGAGAGGGCCGCTTCATCGAAGGGGACCTCGCGGGCATGGAGGCGGCAGTGTTCGCGCCACTTGTTGCGGACGATGCCGCGCATCCACGCGGCGAAGTCGCGGGTGACTTCGAATTTCCCGAGGTTCTGCCACGCGGCGACAAAGGCATCCTGCACCAGCTCGCGCGCCGTATTCTCCGCTCCGGCCAAAGCCCGGGCGTAAGACAGCAGCGTCAGGTGATGCAGGCGGACAAGGTCGGTGAAGCGTTGCCGGTCCATCGGTTCGGGTGGGGATAAGGCGAGTGCTTGCATGGCTCTTCAACCGTGGTTGCGGCCAGAGCAGCGGATTGTGACAAGAATCTTTCCATCATCGAACGGATGACGAGGCGGAAAGATTGGCTTGCCTGATTAAACTTTGCTCCACAAAGTTTAATCCGATGAAAGCAAACTTCCTTCTAGCGATGGTCCTGTCCGTCTCCCCCGTCCTCGCCGGCCTAGAGCCCGGCGACACCGTGAAGATCAGCCTCCTCGGCGTGGATGGCGCCGAGCAAACCAAGGTGAATGGCGAATACCGCGTCGGCGAATCCGGCACGATCTCGATGCCCCTCTTGGACAATCCCGTCACCGCCCGCGGCCTGAATGCCGAGCAACTCTCCCGCGCGATCGAAGCCGCCTACCGGGCCGAGGAGATCTACACCAAGCCCTCCATCGTGGCGGAGGTACTGAAGGGACCCGAGGTGGATCCGAATCAAGCCGTCGTCAGCATCGGCGGCCAAGTGCGCAAAGCCGGCGGAACTCCCTTCCGCAAGGGCATGACCGTCATCCAGGCCCTCGACGCCGCAGGCGGCCGCAATGACTTCGGCAGCCGGAACGTGATGCTCCTGCGTGCAGGCAAGCAATACTGCCTCGATTTCCAGAAGCTGGCGCACAAGAACATCGAGCTCCTGCCGAACGACTCCATCCAAGTGGAGCAAAAGGGCGTGATCGACCGGTGGAAGGGAACCGAGGACAACGTGAAGGTGCTGATGGGGAAGTAGTGGGAAAATCCCACGGACGAAATCAGCCTCACACAAATTGGAGGGCCTTGGCGGGCTGCGAATCCACTGGGGCATTTATAATTCGCGACCGGCCAGAAAAGCGCTAACAGGAAATCGATGAAACCCCTCAGCGCATCGATCATCGTCCTCGCCGCCGCACTCCTCATCGCAAGCGGCGGGCACATCAGGTCCCACGACACTGCAGTGACGGTCATGGGCATCGGATGCCTCGTCGGCCTCGGCGGCTTGATTTCCTGGGTTGTGACCCCTCAGGAGAAGTAGGAGCGGCAGCCATCAACACCCGGAGGCCATTCGCCGGGCGGCGTCTCGCATGCGCCAGAACAGCAACCAGCTCTACTGTTTAGAGCGGGCGATCCAAAAAACAAAAGGGCCCGCGGGAATCGGAGATCCCCGCAGGCCGGATAAAAGCGATGTTTGCTTCCCCTTATTCGCCTTGGCCTTCCTCAGGCATCGGGAATGGGAGGCCGCCGTGCGGATCGGCCTTCGGCGCGTCCTGGATCTTCACCAGCTCGAGGTCGAAGATCAGCACGCTGTTCGGCGCGATCTCGGCGCTGCGGCGTTGCTCGCCGTAGGCCATTCCGCTCGGGATGAAGAGCTTCCACTTGGAGCCGACCGGCATGGTGGTGAGCGCTTCCTTGAAGCCTTCAATCACCTGCATGCCCATCGGCACGGGCTCACCTTCCGGCGAGGCGTCAAATTCGGTGCCATCGATGAGGGTGCCCTTGTAGTGCACCATGAATTGCTTCTCGGGGGCACCTTCCTTCGGCGCGACGTACTTCTCCTCGCCGCCCTTCTTGAGCACTTCGTACTGGAGGCCGCTCTTGGTGGTGGTCACGCCTTCGCGCTTGCCGTTCTCCTCGAGGAACTTCTTGCCGGCTTCGAGATTCTTGTTGGCGCCTTCCTTCTCACGAGCCTGGAGCACTTCGCCGAGCGCCTGCATGGCACCCTTCAGCTCCTCCTCGGACACTTCCGGCTTGTCGCCCTTGAAGGCGGCCAGGAAGCCCTTGAGGAAGGACTCGGTTTCGAGGTCTGCCGGCGTGATGCCAAACTGGCCGTATTGCTGGGCAAATTCACCGCCAGCGCGGAAGCCCAATCCATAGGAGGACTGGGTCTTCACCTTCGCA
This genomic interval from Luteolibacter arcticus contains the following:
- the tnpA gene encoding IS200/IS605 family transposase, translated to MPQSLARILVHVVFSTKNREPVLSPEIRPHLFGYLATVGRDLGCEVFRVGGVADHVHLAIDLGRTVTIANFVQKVKQTSSGWLKEQEGGPRHFEWQTGYGSFSVGQSQLEALLNYVSNQEEHHRKITFQDEYRALLKKYGVDVDERYVWE
- a CDS encoding Amuc_1099 family pilus-like system protein, whose product is MNPSEDPNDRLLDSLLREQARRGADEELLQAIDARLDAGKVPAHRRRRSSRAMIWSAAAAAVVVLSVGVITWQTYRLPDRPELVMDGSVALSEPPMAKLRDPAVEAHMRMADESGSARRIASSSSAEFLLPDVAPAAPASPLAEAPIEEAIPQEIAALDAAPAPAAGLGLGGGAGGGRGRGIGTGSGPASGPGRQGGLAEKETIRRARLTPEELKASGAHVGADAVLDKSGPNELSLVPSAPPVPGKGKGVKDDGMARENYGRLVDQPWKSPWQDALSTFSIDVDTASYTNVRRMLLDGRTVPADAVRIEELVNYFDYRYEGPKGDGPFAVHGTLATCPWKPQHLLARVAIKGREIDAKARPASNLVFLIDVSGSMQDPAKLPLLKRSMRILLDQLDERDRLGIVVYAGSEGVVLEPTTLDERGLSAAIQALEKLEAGGSTNGGAGIKRAYEMAAKHLVAGGVNRVILATDGDFNVGTTGQGDLVKLVKEGAAKGMSLSVVGFGTGNLNDAMLEAITNDGNGNYFYIDGDHEARRVFLQKLTGTLVTIAKDVKIQVEFNPGKVQAYRLIGYANRILRHEDFNNDKVDAGDIGAGHTVTAFYEIVPPGVAMPDTGKVDGLRYQKPAEKETVASDDWLTLKLRYKHPEGEVSSLIESPLKGEPQPWEKAGHDFRFASAVALFGMKLRQMSDVSDMPWQKVVEIARPAVADDPREQRSEFVEMVARHGRFPLPPVMAEEAAPAPIPMPVAGVDALAGLRYLNDESIMWYVQFGLESGGKWAPRFIGLTPSKKKLQNRVSAVEMLSLGDTFFREGEFANRFKFTGFEERELRSERTGLTQRVKIAIYEDLKPNKAGAKYESQAGLPDAELESKAYYDRSAVLKSGDQEVLVEEQTMFKLPGDPSGKEYLLKKVTPQGIVVEAKAADGKVVTVEIPKGGGE
- a CDS encoding RNA polymerase sigma factor, coding for MQALALSPPEPMDRQRFTDLVRLHHLTLLSYARALAGAENTARELVQDAFVAAWQNLGKFEVTRDFAAWMRGIVRNKWREHCRLHAREVPFDEAALSRLEETLAPYPAGDPAIFARLAECRDKLPPPMAEALRATYDEGRTSDDAAALLSLNPAALRKRLERAREALRLCLSKNN
- a CDS encoding polysaccharide biosynthesis/export family protein, giving the protein MKANFLLAMVLSVSPVLAGLEPGDTVKISLLGVDGAEQTKVNGEYRVGESGTISMPLLDNPVTARGLNAEQLSRAIEAAYRAEEIYTKPSIVAEVLKGPEVDPNQAVVSIGGQVRKAGGTPFRKGMTVIQALDAAGGRNDFGSRNVMLLRAGKQYCLDFQKLAHKNIELLPNDSIQVEQKGVIDRWKGTEDNVKVLMGK
- a CDS encoding FKBP-type peptidyl-prolyl cis-trans isomerase, which codes for MKFHLIPGVLAFGLATLIPAAAQNEAPADKTTDPTPVPPAAPVDPAKVKTQSSYGLGFRAGGEFAQQYGQFGITPADLETESFLKGFLAAFKGDKPEVSEEELKGAMQALGEVLQAREKEGANKNLEAGKKFLEENGKREGVTTTKSGLQYEVLKKGGEEKYVAPKEGAPEKQFMVHYKGTLIDGTEFDASPEGEPVPMGMQVIEGFKEALTTMPVGSKWKLFIPSGMAYGEQRRSAEIAPNSVLIFDLELVKIQDAPKADPHGGLPFPMPEEGQGE